AATGAGGGCGGTCTCCAACCGCTGCAGGCCCCGATGATCATCTCTGGCAATTTGATGGACGCGGAAGGTCAAGCCGCCATGAAGTCCGCCCTCAAGGCCTATTACGACTACCGTACGGAAGGATACGACCACCGACAACGCGTATTCGAGTGGCAATTGTTGTCGTCGCGGATCATCTTTGTCGTCGTCATTGTCCTGGTAGGAGCTGGCATCTATTTTTCGTGGCTGCAGTTTCGGGCGGACCTGAAAGCGACCGACAAGGAGGGGAACCGGGGCCTCTCCACGTTGGAAGCGTCGACCTCCGGCATCAAGGTCAGCTCACCAGTACTGGGTGTGATCATCCTTGTGATCTCTCTGCTGTTTTTCTACCTGTACCTGCAGTACGTCTACCCGATTGAGGAAATACTCTAAAGCAGCGGAGGGCTTACCGGTCGACAGAGTACTCAGTTTTTAGACAAATACCGCTCCACATCCCGGCGGAGTTTCTCCGGTTCCGGTTCCGGATTACGGTCAAATATGCTTGGCGCATATTTTTTATCATTAAACTCAAATGTATTGGCTTCTCCCCCCTCGTTCACATTGGCAATATTTTCGACATATTCTGAATACTGCTGGGGGCTACATTCGGAAACATCAACCGAATAGGCATGAAGCAATGATTCATACATTTCATTTTTTGATTGAAAATTTCGTATCGCCGAGCCATCTATCGGGTGCCCTAAAATACGCCAATCCATCACATCAGAACCATCCTGTGTTGGCAGAATATTCTCTTCAGCGGTAGTGGCAAGCTTAACCAACGCATTCGCTGCGGTTGCAGGACCCTTTTTGGAGCGTATGCAATGGACGTAAAAGGATGGAGTAATTATGTCCTGTGTAGGAGGGCCGAATCGGTTCGGGCTTTCCGTGCGCAATCGAAATGGCATTTCACGCAGAACGATAGACAAATGACCTTGTTCGGCCTGATCCAAATAATAGCTTAATTCATCATGCAAGAAGTCCAGGCAATGATTGCATGCCAGAGAGTAGTTAATGACGACCTTCGGAGCAGAAGGATTTTTGGAGACCAGTGTCTGATAATTTATAACGCCGTTTTCTTTCTCCCATAACGCTTGCGCGCCTTCTACCCCTTTACTGGCTGCGCCTTTCAACCACCTCAATGCTTGCTCTTTATCTTTATCAGTGCCCAGCCCACGGTTGAATGCGTAATACAGATCTAACATAGCTGGCCCATAGCCATTGAGTGCTGACTGGGCAATCATCAGAAATGACGCCTTATCACTTTTTTGTACTCCTATTCCGAGTCGATACAACGCACCGAGTTCACGCTGCCAGAAGGGATCTTCAGTCTCAGCCAGGTTTGAAATCCAAAAGGCCATGCCAACTCTGCTGACAACATCTGTTTGATAAGACTCCTTGTAGATCTCAACGAGCTTAACCATCGCAGGCTTGAACGCCTTTTCACCTGATTTTTTTAACAACTCCAGGCCACGCCGGGTGTTTTTTTCAACACCCAGGCCGTAATAATTCAGCAACCCGAGATAGTAATTTGCTTTGGGCCCTGGTTCGTCCTCTAAGGAAAGTAGGCGGAAGGCTTCAGAATAGTTTTTCTCACCTATCGCTTTTTCTGCTTCATCCATACCAGCATATGAGGAACTGCTGCATGCGTAGGAAAGAATAAAAACGATGAGACAAATGACTTTGTATATTCTGTGAGTAGGTTGTCGAGTACCAAGAAGGTCAAATTTCATGATCTTTTCCCTGAATAAGACATCAGTCCGGTTGATGTTGCGTTCTAAAATCATTGTCGAGGCTGGTTCTATGCCAGGCTATCCTGGCTGGATTCTGAGAAACATTCACCTCGGAGCTTGGGCATCTGCGATCACGCCGATTCGTAGAAAATGAATCTGTCCCGATATTGCGCTATCACTATTTCGCCGGCAATTCCTTGATGTAAACGTCTTGCTGTGGAAACGGAATGGTGATGCCTTCTTGCTTGAATCGGCGCCAGATCGCCAGGTTGATGTCCGAACTTACGCTTCCAAAACCTGCTTGCGGGTCGGCGACCCAGACCCGGGCCTCCAGATGAATGCCGTGGTCGCCGAACATTGTTAACCGGCATACCGGCTCCGGATCCGCGATCACTCGCGGGTGCTCGCGGGCGATATCAAGAATAATGGCCATCGCACGCTCCACGTCATCACTGTAGCTCACCGACACCGGGATCTTCAGGCGTACATTGGGATCCGAATAGGACCAGTTGATCAC
This genomic stretch from Marinobacter salsuginis harbors:
- a CDS encoding SEL1-like repeat protein, whose translation is MKFDLLGTRQPTHRIYKVICLIVFILSYACSSSSYAGMDEAEKAIGEKNYSEAFRLLSLEDEPGPKANYYLGLLNYYGLGVEKNTRRGLELLKKSGEKAFKPAMVKLVEIYKESYQTDVVSRVGMAFWISNLAETEDPFWQRELGALYRLGIGVQKSDKASFLMIAQSALNGYGPAMLDLYYAFNRGLGTDKDKEQALRWLKGAASKGVEGAQALWEKENGVINYQTLVSKNPSAPKVVINYSLACNHCLDFLHDELSYYLDQAEQGHLSIVLREMPFRLRTESPNRFGPPTQDIITPSFYVHCIRSKKGPATAANALVKLATTAEENILPTQDGSDVMDWRILGHPIDGSAIRNFQSKNEMYESLLHAYSVDVSECSPQQYSEYVENIANVNEGGEANTFEFNDKKYAPSIFDRNPEPEPEKLRRDVERYLSKN